In Deltaproteobacteria bacterium GWC2_55_46, a single window of DNA contains:
- a CDS encoding threonylcarbamoyl-AMP synthase, translating to MDSEKPRILSAYDDYSAAASPLFRAGAVIAYPTETFYGLCVDPFNTKAIEALYELKGRPALSPIPLIIGDAGMLDRIVTDIPLTARKLIERFWPGPLTLVFKASPALPPMLTSATGTIGVRLSGSPYARRLSCALSSPITSTSANPTGMPPAKSPKEVLGYFDGRIGLLIDGGRLTALKGSTIIDVTRDSLEIIREGEIPSSEILSL from the coding sequence TTGGATAGCGAGAAACCCAGGATACTTTCCGCTTACGATGATTACTCCGCGGCCGCAAGCCCTCTGTTCCGGGCCGGAGCTGTTATCGCCTACCCCACCGAGACCTTTTACGGCCTCTGCGTCGACCCCTTCAATACAAAAGCGATAGAGGCCCTCTATGAGTTAAAGGGCAGGCCAGCCTTGAGCCCCATCCCTCTTATAATAGGGGATGCCGGGATGCTCGACCGCATTGTCACGGATATTCCCCTTACGGCCCGTAAATTAATCGAAAGATTCTGGCCAGGCCCGCTTACGTTAGTCTTCAAGGCAAGCCCGGCCCTTCCACCCATGCTCACATCCGCCACAGGGACGATAGGCGTGAGGCTCTCCGGCAGCCCCTACGCGCGGAGGCTCTCTTGTGCGCTCTCTTCGCCCATCACATCGACAAGCGCGAACCCGACCGGGATGCCGCCGGCGAAAAGCCCGAAAGAGGTACTTGGGTACTTTGACGGCAGGATCGGCCTCCTTATAGACGGAGGCCGGCTAACCGCCCTAAAAGGCTCGACAATCATAGACGTAACCAGAGACAGCCTTGAGATTATAAGAGAGGGCGAGATACCATCCTCGGAAATCTTGTCATTATGA
- a CDS encoding 16S rRNA (cytosine(967)-C(5))-methyltransferase, translating to MGSQTGARAAALKVLNRVEGGDAYADIALDAGLEGLSGPDTGLTTELVYGVLRWKIRLDYTIDLFSAIRSKKIEHRVLNALRIGAYQLLFLTRVPSRAAINESVELVKPDKRKAGFVNAVLRKIASEKERIALPDPDKDIIRHITIACSHPEWIVRRWAARYGTAETIELCRAGQEVPPRTVRVNTLSTSRQRLIEELKESGYDVEETRYSPDGIEVRGGGALAAKDPRYYIQDEASQLVSLLLSPMPGESLLDACSAPGGKTTHLAQLMGNRGAIYALDKHEARVRTVAETAARLGAGIIKTFTFDAAGSLDFLEKGSLDAILCDAPCSGLGVLRRAPDARYRRKEEDIAGLQAIQSRILDNLAGYLKKGGRLVYSTCTFEPEETEGVVSRFLKKHPDFSLEDVSKYLPQSCSELVDKDGFLRTFPHRHGMDGFFAARMRKG from the coding sequence GTGGGCAGTCAAACAGGCGCGAGGGCAGCGGCCTTAAAGGTCTTGAACCGGGTCGAGGGCGGGGACGCTTACGCTGACATAGCGCTCGACGCAGGGCTTGAAGGGCTCAGCGGGCCAGATACCGGGCTTACAACCGAGCTCGTCTACGGGGTCTTACGGTGGAAGATAAGGCTCGACTACACGATAGACCTCTTTTCCGCCATAAGGTCTAAAAAGATCGAGCACAGGGTGCTGAACGCATTGAGGATCGGCGCCTACCAGCTCCTCTTCCTTACCAGGGTCCCGTCACGAGCGGCGATAAACGAGTCGGTCGAGCTGGTGAAGCCTGATAAGAGGAAGGCGGGCTTTGTGAACGCGGTCCTCCGAAAGATCGCTTCCGAGAAGGAAAGGATAGCCCTGCCTGACCCGGATAAGGATATCATCCGGCATATAACGATAGCGTGCTCCCATCCGGAGTGGATAGTCCGGAGGTGGGCCGCGAGGTACGGCACGGCAGAGACGATCGAGCTATGCAGGGCCGGCCAGGAGGTGCCTCCGAGGACCGTAAGGGTAAATACTCTGTCCACCTCAAGACAGAGGCTCATCGAAGAGCTCAAGGAGAGCGGCTACGATGTCGAGGAGACTCGCTACTCCCCGGACGGGATAGAGGTGAGGGGAGGGGGGGCGCTTGCGGCAAAGGACCCGAGGTACTATATACAGGACGAGGCCTCTCAGCTCGTCTCGCTTCTTCTGTCCCCCATGCCTGGAGAGTCTCTTCTGGATGCCTGCAGCGCTCCAGGGGGGAAGACAACGCACCTGGCCCAGCTCATGGGCAACAGGGGCGCCATATATGCCCTCGATAAGCACGAGGCGAGGGTAAGGACGGTTGCCGAGACGGCGGCAAGGCTTGGAGCCGGGATAATAAAGACCTTTACTTTTGACGCCGCGGGCAGCCTCGATTTTCTTGAAAAAGGATCGCTCGACGCGATACTCTGCGACGCGCCCTGCTCAGGGCTTGGGGTATTGAGGAGGGCGCCTGACGCCAGGTACAGGCGCAAGGAAGAAGATATAGCGGGGCTACAGGCTATCCAGTCCAGGATACTCGATAATCTGGCCGGGTATCTCAAAAAAGGCGGGAGGCTTGTATACTCGACCTGCACATTTGAGCCTGAAGAGACAGAAGGTGTAGTTTCAAGGTTCCTGAAAAAGCATCCCGACTTTTCTCTTGAGGATGTCTCAAAATACCTGCCTCAAAGCTGCAGCGAGCTCGTTGACAAGGACGGGTTTCTGAGGACGTTCCCGCACAGACACGGGATGGACGGATTTTTCGCTGCCCGCATGAGGAAGGGTTAG
- a CDS encoding SsrA-binding protein, producing MSEAAIDIVTQNRKAFHDYFIEETIEAGIMLTGTEVKSLRAGKANLKDSYARIKGEEIFLVNTHISPYSQADGFKQHEPERTRKLLLHKKEIIRLMGKTREKGYTLIPTKIYFKAGKAKVELGLAKGKTFYDKRESIKKRDVQREMAKALSRRRKE from the coding sequence TTGAGTGAGGCGGCCATCGACATAGTCACCCAGAACAGGAAGGCCTTCCACGACTACTTCATAGAAGAGACCATCGAAGCCGGGATAATGCTCACCGGCACGGAGGTAAAATCGCTTCGCGCCGGGAAGGCCAACCTAAAAGACAGCTACGCGAGGATAAAGGGCGAGGAGATATTCCTCGTGAACACGCACATAAGCCCCTATTCCCAGGCCGACGGCTTCAAGCAGCATGAGCCCGAAAGGACAAGAAAGCTCCTTCTCCATAAAAAAGAGATCATAAGGCTTATGGGCAAGACCCGCGAGAAGGGGTATACCCTTATACCCACCAAGATATATTTCAAGGCGGGTAAGGCAAAGGTGGAGCTGGGGCTTGCGAAGGGCAAGACCTTCTATGACAAGCGGGAAAGCATAAAAAAGCGCGACGTCCAGAGGGAGATGGCAAAGGCCTTAAGCAGGCGTAGAAAAGAATAG